A window of Candidatus Hydrogenedens sp. genomic DNA:
AATTAATCGGCACCGGCGTCCCATTCGTATATGGCGATACATTAATCGCCCCTACTACAGGATTCGTTATGTCGTATGTAGTTGTTGTTTTACCATTTCCTGTTGGTGTATTACCACGGTTGCCTGCACCATCTATGACGACTACATCAAAGTAATATACCCCTTCAAGTGTCGGGTTAAAATTGAAACTTCCATCAGGAGCACTATTTGAACGCAATCCGCTATCTGTCCATGTCCCCGTTTCTCCTATTTTATACCATAATTCAACATTGCTTACGCCACTGGAAGTATCTGAAGCACCGGAATAGTTCACAACAATAGGTAGCGTATTTGCATTTGCAGGAGAAGTCATAGAACTTACGGTAGGGGTATCAATTTTAATACCACCGCCGGTATGTGTAGCACTGTTAGGAGATGTTAAATTTCTACCGCTAGCATCTTTTACTGTATTAGATACAGTGATAGTTACATCACCCCCTTCTCTCATTTCACCAGCAATCCAGGTTAAACGATAGGTATGCCCTGTCAAAAAGGCTACACTAAGTGGGTTAGCACCTAATGTTCCTCTACCTGTGCCTGAAATAGTAAAACTACCTGCAGTAATTGTGCTATTGTCCATTTGTTGGCTGAAAGTAACATCAACGGTCCTTGTTCCAGAAACCTGAACACTACTTACAGTTGGTGCTGTAACAGTCGCATCGGATACAATTCTCACATTGTCAACGGTTACTGAATTGATACCTGTTTCGCCTTCACCAAACTGAAGTAGAATTCCATGGGGGAAACCATCCCATGCTCCGGTATGCCCAGATGGCTGACCTGTGGTATATGGAATAAGAAAGTTATATCGTTTAATTCCTTTATTGGTTGGAATAGTCCATTTTCTTGCGGTTTCATAATCAACGCCCATTCTCAAGCCATCTTTCCGCCAGGCAAAACGCAAGGTAAAATCGTTGCGGTCAACTTGTGTAGACGGGTTTACATCTACTTGAAGCCATTTATAAGCAGTAGTAGAGCCAATGACAAAGTTAAGGTTTTCAATTCCGAGTGTGCCCAAGCCAGTTACCGTTCCTACACCACTGGCAATATTTAAAGAAGTCCCACTGTAAGGTGAGTGTTTGGCAGATACCCAATTACCACAGTTTGTTCCATATAGATTATTATTGCCTGAAGTAGAGAAGTCCCAATCATACGGACCAGATGCCCAGGACAAGGAATTGTATAAGGTTATATAATCGTAATAAAATGTTGCGGTTGTGGCTTCCCAAGCGGGGTCAATTCGGAAATGCTGGATAGTTCCTGGAGCACCAAGCCATGAATTCCCCGATGTGGGGGTACCCATATCTACAAGAAGACATTGATAACCATTATTAGGATAAAAATAATAATTTTTGTTTACATATCCACCTCCACCCGTTCCGGGAAAACCAAAGGTTTGCATTCCTGCTGGGTCATTGTTTTGGTACCCTGTTATATTGGCTCTAATAAGCAAGTATCTATACGAAGAAGGGTCAAAGTGTTGGTTATAGACATGGATATAAGGGTCACCGCCATTGGTGTTGAAAGACAATACACCTGAACTCGCCTGTAAGTTGGTAATTTGATTTTCTGCAATCCAACCTTGTTTATGATTCCCTATATCGAATTGCCAATCGGGTATTGGTTCACGACGAAGCCCAATATAGTAAATTTTCACGCTACCACTGGGTAATCCACCTGTATCGAATCGAATTTGCCTTATCGTTTGTCCATTCCATGTATTTGGGTCTTTGCTGGTTTCACTTAATCGCTGAGGTATATTTATAAGATATGTGTATCTGCCAACCTTAGCATCAAATACAATAGATTTAGATTCAGTCCATGAACTATCCGTAGCTGTTGTAAAGAACATTTGGAAAGAATCATTAGCAGTATATTCAATATCTGCTTGTAACCAGGGGTAATCAGACCCACTTAATCGCAAGTCATCGGGGGAAAAAACGAAGGGGTCTCCACAAGTAAATTGGAAATATAAATAGCCTCCTGTAACCTGCTGGTTTGAAGCACAACTAAATCCACCCCAGCCTTCAAAGTCACCGGCGGTTTCAAAATCCCATACAGCACCACGCGAATCGCTACCGAATGTGATACCAAATCAGTGAATTTTTACATTACAGCCAGATAAACCTCCGGGGTCGAAGCGAATTTGTCGTATCGTTTTACCTAACCAAGAGTTCGGGTCTTTGCCTTCCGCAGATAACCTCTGAGGAATGTTAATAAGGTAGGTACGCCTTCCCGTATAACCTGTAAAGGTGATGGATTTCGGTTCATTCCAACCGCCATCGGCTGTGGTAATAAAAAACATCTGAAATGTTTGATTGGATGAAGCGGTAAACTCAATATCTGCGTGGAGATAACGGAAATTGGAACCATTTACATTTATGTTATCTGGAGAAAATATTTGCGGGTCACCTCCTGTAGTATCAAATGTTAATGCATCACCTGAAACACCAAAATTGGTTACCCAAGAACCTCCGGTCCATCCTTCTGTGTTTCCTGCAGTGTGGAATTCCCAAACGACAGGATATGAGGTAAAGGGAATGAAAATGATGAAAGATATAATCAGAACAAATAATAAATTCTTTTTCATTGATGAACTCCTTCTATGAGTGTATAATTCAAAAAAATTAGTTATAATAATATTATAAAGAAAAAATATTACAAAAGGAAAAGTATTATGAGGATAAAATTTGTTTATTTGTTTTTTCTTGCATTCACTTTTTGTCATTTTGTAATTGCCCAATCTTATAGGAATAACTCACAAGGGGAAGATAATATTTCATCGTCTTCATCATATTGCTACCAGAGATATACTGTTGAAAAAGAACCTTTTTCTTTCACAGAAAGATGGCGGGTAAAGAAGGACGGTGTTTCGGTTGGCAGTATTGAAAAAGAACCCTTTTCTATTACAGATACATGGAAGATTAAGGACTCTACAGGAAAAACTGTAGGCTCGATGGAAAAAGAGGCTGTTTCTATAGGGAATGAATATGCTATAAAAAATCCTTATGGGATTAGAATAGGAAAAATGGAGGAAATGTTGGGCGACTGGCAGATAAATCTTAATTGTGGCGAGAAATTAAACTTTAACGAATTGCCCTTAAATCAATGGGAAATTAAAGGAAAAAGCACTCGGGTAAAAATTGAACAAGAG
This region includes:
- a CDS encoding Ig-like domain-containing protein, which encodes MFFTTATDSSWTESKSIVFDAKVGRYTYLINIPQRLSETSKDPNTWNGQTIRQIRFDTGGLPSGSVKIYYIGLRREPIPDWQFDIGNHKQGWIAENQITNLQASSGVLSFNTNGGDPYIHVYNQHFDPSSYRYLLIRANITGYQNNDPAGMQTFGFPGTGGGGYVNKNYYFYPNNGYQCLLVDMGTPTSGNSWLGAPGTIQHFRIDPAWEATTATFYYDYITLYNSLSWASGPYDWDFSTSGNNNLYGTNCGNWVSAKHSPYSGTSLNIASGVGTVTGLGTLGIENLNFVIGSTTAYKWLQVDVNPSTQVDRNDFTLRFAWRKDGLRMGVDYETARKWTIPTNKGIKRYNFLIPYTTGQPSGHTGAWDGFPHGILLQFGEGETGINSVTVDNVRIVSDATVTAPTVSSVQVSGTRTVDVTFSQQMDNSTITAGSFTISGTGRGTLGANPLSVAFLTGHTYRLTWIAGEMREGGDVTITVSNTVKDASGRNLTSPNSATHTGGGIKIDTPTVSSMTSPANANTLPIVVNYSGASDTSSGVSNVELWYKIGETGTWTDSGLRSNSAPDGSFNFNPTLEGVYYFDVVVIDGAGNRGNTPTGNGKTTTTYDITNPVVGAINVSPYTNGTPVPIN